The proteins below come from a single Stomoxys calcitrans chromosome 1, idStoCalc2.1, whole genome shotgun sequence genomic window:
- the LOC131994287 gene encoding uncharacterized protein LOC131994287, translated as MIHNLEIYCNTWNLEVNLSKSEIMVFRNGGRLAKHEKWKFNGNVIKITNEYKYLGVIFTPKMTFTKHIQNRNNQAKIAINATWKNFVGRTDINMNAKWKLFLAVCRSIQTYAAQVWGFCHFEEVDSLQRYFLKRILKLPVCTPNYVLMLETEVEDTHIYTLGLHLKYIGKTLFQHSGARLPNQLSNIALRRNVFWVKELKSLAASMDIQWPEAFPSSSLWIHRKTESQQRIYKYLDPNKAYLYLNERYTSENITWIFKARSGMISLGYNNFEENESEKMCKLCNLRETETLDHFLGICPVLREFRLAAFSKASLSFVEVLHILDGIEVGNWDKLTTYLRMAYNYRQLLLNEYH; from the exons ATGATACacaacctagaaatatactGTAATACCTGGAACCTGGAAGTGAACCTATCAAAATCGGAAATTATGGTTTTCAGGAATGGAGGCAGACTAGCCAAACacgaaaaatggaaatttaatggaaacgtaattaaaattacaaatgaatataaatatttagggGTAATATTCACACCAAAGATGACATTTACTAAACATATCCAAAATCGGAACAACCaagcaaaaattgcaataaacgcAACATGGAAAAACTTTGTAGGCAGAACAGACATAAATATGAACGCAAAATGGAAATTGTTTTTAGCGGTTTGCAGATCCATTCAAACCTACGCTGCCCAAGTTTGGGGGTTCTGTCATTTCGAAGAAGTTGACTCCTTGCAACGTTATTTCTTAAAAAGGATTTTAAAACTACCAGTTTGTACTCCAAACTACGTACTCATGCTAGAAACGGAGGTAGAggatacacatatatataccctGGGACTGCACTTAAAATATATAGGAAAAACTCTGTTTCAGCATTCGGGCGCTAGATTGCCAAACCAGCTATCCAATATTGCATTACGCAGAAATGTCTTCTGGGTAAAAGAACTGAAATCCTTAGCTGCAAGTATGGATATTCAATGGCCTGAAGCATTTCCTTCATCAAGCCTATG GATTCACAGAAAAACGGAAAgccaacaaagaatatataaatacctGGACCCGAACAAAGCCTATCTCTATCTTAATGAGCGATACACATCAGAAAATATTACTTGGATATTTAAAGCTCGCAGTGGAATGATATCCCTGGGTTACAATAACTTTGAAGAGAATGAGTCGGAAAAAATGTGTAAGCTTTGCAACCTAAGAGAAACAGAAACTTTGGACCATTTCCTTGGAATTTGTCCGGTTCTAAGAGAATTTAGATTGGCCGCCTTTAGTAAAGCATCATTGAGCTTCGTAGAAGTACTCCATATACTAGACGGAATTGAAGTGGGAAATTGGGATAAGCTAACAACTTATTTACGAATGGCTTATAATTATCGGCAACTTTTATTAAATGAATatcattaa